One Alicyclobacillus acidoterrestris DNA window includes the following coding sequences:
- the hpnD gene encoding presqualene diphosphate synthase HpnD: MNLTQAYKYCAKSTRQAGSSFYYGMRLLPPAKRMAMYAIYAWSRICDDAVDDFHGQTAEEHLQRAERIYLDAYEDGYASHPNPVVQALGDSVRRFHIPKEPFAGLLDGMRIDMEAVCFKTFAELERYCEYVAGTIGQMCVHIFGYRDPAAFQWARDMGIALQLTNILRDLKEDAKRGRVYLPLEEMGRVGYSVEDLVTSRTTPAFYALMNEQTRRAKAYYERARNLFPLVESDSLRCLRVLYLMYYEILNKIQSTGFNVFGERIHVSGSKKLQLVWGALWKASATV; this comes from the coding sequence ATGAATTTGACGCAGGCGTATAAATACTGCGCGAAGTCCACACGCCAGGCTGGAAGTTCGTTTTACTATGGGATGCGTCTCTTGCCTCCGGCAAAGCGTATGGCCATGTACGCCATCTACGCCTGGAGTCGGATTTGCGATGATGCCGTAGACGACTTTCACGGACAAACGGCAGAAGAACACCTGCAACGGGCTGAACGGATTTACTTGGATGCATACGAAGATGGGTATGCGTCGCATCCAAATCCTGTGGTTCAGGCGCTGGGGGATTCCGTTCGGCGCTTTCACATACCGAAAGAGCCATTTGCCGGACTCCTTGACGGTATGAGAATCGATATGGAAGCTGTGTGCTTTAAGACGTTTGCTGAATTGGAGCGGTACTGCGAGTATGTGGCGGGGACCATCGGGCAAATGTGTGTTCATATTTTTGGCTATCGCGATCCCGCTGCCTTCCAATGGGCCCGCGATATGGGCATCGCCTTGCAGTTGACCAACATCCTGCGCGATTTAAAGGAGGACGCCAAGCGGGGGCGGGTGTATTTGCCGCTCGAAGAGATGGGCCGCGTCGGCTACTCTGTGGAGGATTTGGTGACTTCGCGAACGACACCCGCTTTTTATGCGTTGATGAACGAGCAAACACGGCGTGCGAAAGCTTATTACGAGCGTGCACGTAATTTGTTCCCACTCGTGGAATCGGATAGTTTACGTTGTTTACGCGTCCTTTATCTCATGTATTATGAAATTCTTAATAAGATCCAGTCCACGGGGTTCAACGTGTTTGGAGAACGGATTCATGTGTCGGGATCGAAAAAGCTGCAATTGGTATGGGGTGCTCTATGGAAAGCGTCCGCGACCGTATGA
- the hpnC gene encoding squalene synthase HpnC, with amino-acid sequence MSTIPVALQADFAACQALASTHYENFSVLSMFIPRALRPHFAAIYAYCRGVDDIGDEFEGDRLKALDEWAHQLTLCYTGTPETPEFRALQHTIRQFDLPRQPFDDLIEANRRDQHQSTYDTWEDLLDYCRYSANPVGRMVLGLFGYQDEYRQTLSDCTCTALQIANHLQDISRDVVRGRYYVPIEDLERFGSSLAEYRTGVITEAIRACIRHEVERTWELFRRGADLEPTVPKRLRMQLRLYRYGGEAVLRALEQQNYDSLSHRPVVSTGKKVRIACKTLFKP; translated from the coding sequence ATGTCCACGATACCAGTTGCGTTGCAGGCGGACTTTGCGGCGTGCCAGGCGTTAGCATCTACGCATTATGAGAATTTTTCTGTGCTATCGATGTTTATTCCACGTGCGCTTCGTCCGCATTTCGCGGCCATTTACGCGTATTGCCGCGGTGTCGATGACATCGGCGACGAGTTTGAAGGCGACCGGCTGAAGGCGTTGGACGAGTGGGCGCACCAACTGACATTGTGTTACACGGGTACGCCAGAGACACCTGAGTTTCGGGCGTTGCAACACACCATTCGCCAATTTGACTTGCCGCGTCAGCCGTTTGACGATTTAATTGAAGCAAACCGGCGTGATCAACACCAGTCGACCTACGACACTTGGGAGGATTTGCTGGATTATTGTCGTTATTCTGCGAATCCAGTCGGACGCATGGTCTTAGGTTTGTTTGGGTATCAAGACGAGTACCGCCAAACGCTTTCCGACTGCACTTGTACTGCATTGCAAATTGCCAATCATCTGCAGGACATCAGTCGCGATGTGGTACGTGGGCGCTACTACGTTCCGATTGAGGATTTGGAGCGCTTTGGTTCGTCACTTGCAGAATATCGTACAGGGGTGATTACGGAGGCGATTCGTGCCTGTATCCGCCACGAAGTCGAGCGGACGTGGGAACTGTTTCGACGGGGGGCCGACTTGGAACCGACGGTGCCGAAGCGGCTGCGCATGCAGTTGCGACTGTATCGTTATGGCGGAGAGGCAGTGTTGCGCGCGCTTGAGCAGCAAAATTATGACTCGCTGTCGCACCGACCGGTTGTGTCGACAGGGAAGAAGGTACGTATCGCTTGCAAGACACTTTTTAAGCCGTAG
- the shc gene encoding squalene--hopene cyclase, with protein MTKQLLDTPMVQATLEAGVAHLLRRQAPDGYWWAPLLSNVCMEAEYVLLCHCLGKKNPEREAQIRKYIISQRREDGTWSIYPGGPSDLNATVEAYVALKYLGEPASDPQMVQAKEFIQNEGGIESTRVFTRLWLAMVGQYPWDKLPVIPPEIMHLPKSVPLNIYDFASWARATIVTLTIVMNRRPVTPLPDYAKVPELFEAKRPPKRRSAKGGDSGFFVALDKFLKAYNKWPIQPGRKSGEQKALEWILAHQEADGCWGGIQPPWFYALLALKCLNMTDHPAFVKGFEGLEAYGVHTSDGGWMFQASISPIWDTGLTVLALRSAGLPPDHPALIKAGEWLVSKQILKDGDWKVRRRKAKPGGWAFEFHCENYPDVDDTAMVVLALNGIQLPDEGKRRDALTRGFRWLREMQSSNGGWGAYDVDNTRQLTNRIPFCDFGEVIDPPSEDVTAHVLECFGSFGYDEAWKVIRKAVEYLKAQQRPDGSWFGRWGVNYVYGIGAVVPGLKAVGVDMREPWVQKSLDWLVEHQNEDGGWGEDCRSYDDPRLAGQGVSTPSQTAWALMALIAGGRVESDAVLRGVTYLHDTQRADGGWDEEVYTGTGFPGDFYLAYTMYRDIFPVWALGRYQEAMQRIRG; from the coding sequence ATGACGAAGCAACTCCTGGATACACCTATGGTACAAGCGACGCTGGAAGCAGGCGTCGCACATCTTTTGCGCCGACAGGCACCCGACGGATACTGGTGGGCGCCGCTATTGTCAAATGTCTGCATGGAAGCGGAATATGTGCTTCTCTGTCACTGCTTGGGGAAAAAGAATCCCGAGCGCGAGGCGCAAATCCGCAAGTATATCATTAGTCAGCGCCGCGAAGACGGCACCTGGTCCATTTATCCGGGTGGCCCAAGTGACTTGAATGCCACGGTTGAGGCGTATGTGGCGCTCAAATACTTGGGTGAGCCAGCATCTGACCCGCAAATGGTACAGGCCAAGGAATTCATTCAAAACGAGGGCGGCATTGAATCTACGCGTGTCTTTACACGCTTGTGGTTGGCCATGGTTGGGCAGTATCCGTGGGATAAGTTGCCGGTGATTCCACCTGAAATCATGCACCTTCCGAAAAGCGTGCCGCTGAACATCTATGATTTTGCGTCTTGGGCGAGAGCGACTATCGTCACGCTGACTATCGTCATGAATCGCCGACCTGTGACGCCACTTCCGGATTATGCAAAGGTTCCGGAATTGTTCGAGGCGAAGCGCCCGCCGAAGCGACGTTCGGCCAAGGGTGGAGATTCGGGCTTTTTTGTCGCATTGGATAAGTTTCTGAAGGCGTACAACAAATGGCCGATTCAACCGGGTCGCAAGAGTGGGGAACAAAAGGCGCTCGAGTGGATACTCGCGCACCAGGAAGCCGACGGCTGCTGGGGCGGTATTCAACCACCGTGGTTTTACGCTCTGTTGGCGCTTAAATGTCTTAATATGACTGACCATCCTGCGTTTGTAAAAGGGTTTGAAGGGCTCGAGGCCTATGGTGTGCACACGAGTGACGGGGGTTGGATGTTCCAGGCGAGTATTTCTCCAATCTGGGATACTGGCTTGACCGTCTTGGCACTGCGTTCGGCTGGATTGCCACCAGATCATCCAGCGCTGATTAAAGCGGGTGAGTGGTTGGTCAGTAAACAAATTCTCAAGGATGGCGACTGGAAAGTTCGTCGACGCAAGGCGAAACCAGGCGGTTGGGCATTTGAATTCCACTGCGAAAACTACCCAGACGTCGACGATACGGCGATGGTCGTCTTGGCGCTCAATGGCATTCAATTGCCGGATGAAGGGAAGCGTCGTGACGCATTGACCCGTGGCTTCCGTTGGTTGCGCGAGATGCAGAGTTCGAACGGGGGCTGGGGCGCATACGATGTGGACAACACGCGTCAGTTGACCAATCGGATTCCATTTTGCGACTTCGGCGAAGTGATTGATCCGCCATCGGAAGACGTCACCGCACACGTCTTGGAGTGCTTCGGCAGCTTTGGGTACGACGAGGCATGGAAGGTGATTCGCAAGGCGGTCGAGTATCTCAAGGCGCAACAACGCCCAGATGGGTCATGGTTTGGCCGCTGGGGCGTCAACTACGTGTATGGCATCGGCGCGGTCGTTCCGGGACTCAAGGCCGTCGGTGTCGATATGCGTGAGCCGTGGGTGCAAAAGTCGCTCGACTGGCTCGTCGAGCATCAAAATGAGGATGGCGGTTGGGGTGAAGATTGCCGTTCCTATGATGATCCACGTCTCGCAGGTCAGGGTGTGAGTACACCGTCGCAGACCGCCTGGGCGTTGATGGCGCTCATCGCGGGCGGCCGTGTCGAGTCAGATGCGGTATTGCGCGGGGTCACTTACCTTCACGACACGCAGCGCGCAGATGGTGGCTGGGACGAAGAGGTCTACACGGGAACTGGTTTTCCGGGAGATTTCTATCTTGCGTATACGATGTATCGTGATATTTTCCCTGTGTGGGCGTTGGGCCGCTATCAGGAAGCGATGCAGCGAATCCGGGGGTAA
- the hpnA gene encoding hopanoid-associated sugar epimerase yields MRALVTGATGFVGYHVAVALRSSGHSVRALVRSPEQHADRLGAQGIEVAVGDLATGQGLEEAVAGCDAVFHVAAHYSLDRRDTAIMHAVNVEGTKRVLDAVRKAGGPRLVYTSSTAAVGLRDDGKPADESRFVNPDKVHSVYKKTKVLAESLVLDAARGGMDIVIVNPSTPVGPWDVKPTPTGRIVLDTMLGKMPGYVETGLNLVAVEDVAAGHLLAYEKGARGERYILGNQNMHFGDLVATVARLSGRKPPSLKIPFWFAYLVAGIDEYMLSPLLAKSPRAPVAGVKLAKVPMYFTAEKAVRELGLPQTPVEDALMRAIEWFRAEGAKRQQHTLASRKESSEKGV; encoded by the coding sequence GTGCGTGCGTTGGTGACCGGTGCTACGGGATTTGTCGGCTATCATGTCGCGGTTGCGCTACGGTCATCCGGGCACTCTGTGCGCGCGCTCGTGCGTTCTCCAGAACAGCACGCTGACAGACTTGGCGCACAGGGCATTGAGGTGGCTGTCGGAGATTTGGCCACAGGACAAGGGCTGGAGGAAGCCGTGGCAGGTTGCGACGCGGTTTTCCACGTCGCGGCGCATTACTCGTTGGACAGGCGCGATACGGCCATTATGCATGCGGTCAACGTAGAGGGGACCAAACGGGTGCTCGATGCCGTTCGTAAAGCAGGGGGGCCACGCCTTGTGTACACGAGCAGCACGGCGGCGGTTGGACTGCGCGACGACGGAAAACCGGCGGATGAGTCGCGTTTTGTCAATCCGGACAAGGTTCATAGTGTGTACAAAAAGACAAAGGTACTGGCCGAATCATTGGTCCTGGATGCCGCCCGTGGCGGCATGGACATTGTGATTGTCAATCCGTCGACACCGGTTGGACCGTGGGATGTCAAACCGACGCCGACAGGCCGGATTGTCTTGGATACGATGCTCGGTAAGATGCCTGGCTATGTCGAGACAGGTTTGAATTTGGTGGCCGTGGAGGATGTCGCGGCAGGTCATTTGTTGGCTTACGAGAAGGGCGCCCGAGGGGAACGGTACATACTGGGCAACCAAAATATGCACTTTGGCGATCTCGTCGCCACCGTGGCCCGACTCTCTGGCAGGAAGCCACCATCTTTGAAAATCCCTTTTTGGTTCGCGTATTTGGTGGCCGGGATTGATGAGTATATGTTATCTCCGTTGTTGGCGAAATCGCCGCGGGCCCCGGTAGCTGGTGTGAAGTTGGCAAAGGTTCCGATGTACTTTACGGCAGAGAAGGCCGTTCGGGAATTGGGACTCCCACAAACGCCTGTTGAAGACGCACTGATGCGGGCCATTGAATGGTTTCGGGCGGAGGGGGCAAAGCGCCAGCAACACACTTTAGCGAGTCGGAAAGAATCGTCGGAAAAGGGTGTGTAA
- a CDS encoding phosphorylase family protein, whose product MLAAMRFEASVFAPLQREDAGRWRVEVTGIGPESARRESEVLIRKYRPRFVVGVGLCGALDSTLTRRTVVIPATLYRGGGDESLATSELPESVVSEIQARVEAQPRLLARSPHSAPINSGGAMVSVETVAASPAEKQALATRYGANSVDQESYAWCEVAQSYGVPAAIVRVVLDEARDLLPQWRNPRGWPQAALLPYRALTARRVLQAIGRGLSCVRW is encoded by the coding sequence GTGTTGGCCGCCATGCGGTTTGAGGCCAGCGTGTTTGCGCCGTTACAACGAGAGGACGCGGGCCGTTGGCGCGTGGAAGTCACGGGCATCGGGCCGGAGTCCGCGCGCAGAGAATCGGAAGTTCTGATTCGGAAATATCGCCCGCGCTTCGTGGTTGGTGTCGGTTTGTGTGGCGCCTTGGATTCGACGCTTACGCGCCGGACAGTGGTGATTCCAGCCACCTTGTATCGCGGGGGCGGAGACGAATCGCTAGCCACAAGTGAACTGCCAGAGTCCGTTGTCAGCGAGATTCAGGCGCGCGTGGAGGCGCAGCCTCGACTGCTTGCGCGGTCGCCGCATAGCGCGCCAATCAATTCTGGCGGCGCTATGGTCTCTGTTGAAACCGTCGCTGCGTCGCCGGCGGAGAAACAGGCGTTGGCGACGCGGTATGGCGCCAATTCGGTAGATCAAGAAAGCTACGCTTGGTGCGAGGTCGCGCAGTCGTATGGCGTACCCGCTGCCATTGTGCGGGTGGTGCTGGACGAGGCGCGCGATTTGCTTCCGCAGTGGCGCAACCCGCGTGGGTGGCCGCAAGCCGCTCTGTTACCATATCGGGCGCTTACGGCCAGACGCGTATTGCAAGCGATAGGGAGGGGACTTTCGTGCGTGCGTTGGTGA
- the hpnH gene encoding adenosyl-hopene transferase HpnH, with the protein MARQPLGLTIDMAKYIMKQKVKGNKRFPMVLMLEPTEMCNLTCTGCGKIRQAPEVLKMRLSAEECFAAVDECGAPAVSIAGGEPLVHPEIVDIVKGMLARKKLTMLCTNGILLHRVLDKLEPDPRFTFVFHLDGKREHHDKMVERKGVYDIVIKGIKAAKERGFRVATNTTLYKGASAKDTAELLQELMEIGVDNSILSPAFTYEEVDPSHSDIFLHRKEVNALVQDILDNAKGKVRFYDTPMYFDFLLGKKDLRCTPWGNPTRNPKGWKGPCYLLTDGHYDTFEEMMNQTNWEEFGYGENPRCASCMMHSGYEASAVGAMTPKDTWRLVRWFFAS; encoded by the coding sequence GTGGCAAGACAACCGCTTGGACTTACAATCGATATGGCGAAGTACATCATGAAACAAAAAGTCAAAGGCAACAAGCGTTTCCCCATGGTTCTCATGTTGGAGCCGACGGAGATGTGCAACCTCACCTGCACTGGATGCGGGAAAATTCGGCAGGCGCCGGAAGTCCTCAAAATGCGCCTGAGTGCCGAAGAGTGCTTTGCGGCGGTTGACGAATGCGGGGCACCTGCTGTCTCCATCGCCGGCGGCGAACCACTCGTCCACCCAGAAATCGTCGACATCGTCAAAGGAATGCTAGCGCGTAAAAAATTGACGATGTTGTGCACGAACGGGATTTTGCTGCACCGCGTGCTCGACAAGCTTGAGCCCGATCCTCGTTTTACGTTCGTTTTTCACCTCGATGGCAAGCGGGAACACCACGATAAAATGGTCGAGCGCAAGGGCGTCTACGATATCGTCATTAAGGGTATCAAGGCTGCGAAAGAACGCGGCTTCCGCGTAGCGACCAACACGACTTTGTACAAAGGCGCATCCGCCAAAGATACGGCGGAACTGCTGCAAGAGCTGATGGAAATCGGCGTCGACAACAGCATTCTGTCGCCAGCCTTCACCTATGAAGAGGTAGATCCATCCCATAGTGATATCTTCCTGCACCGCAAGGAAGTCAATGCGCTTGTTCAGGACATCCTCGACAACGCCAAGGGCAAAGTGCGTTTTTACGATACGCCGATGTATTTCGACTTCTTACTCGGCAAGAAGGATTTGCGCTGCACGCCGTGGGGGAACCCGACGCGCAATCCGAAGGGTTGGAAGGGCCCCTGCTATCTCCTGACAGACGGGCACTACGACACGTTTGAAGAGATGATGAATCAGACAAACTGGGAAGAATTCGGTTATGGTGAAAATCCGCGTTGCGCGAGCTGCATGATGCACAGTGGCTATGAAGCATCTGCCGTGGGTGCAATGACCCCGAAGGACACGTGGCGTTTGGTCCGTTGGTTCTTCGCCTCATAA
- the fni gene encoding type 2 isopentenyl-diphosphate Delta-isomerase produces MAKTMEQGREQRKIEHVSAVRTLGDNQASSTWFEDVTLLPNCAPELAWDEVSLQTELCGFSLPSPVIINAMTGGADEVYEINRRLASIARRFGLAMAVGSETAALKNPDVAYTYSVVREQHPNGVLLANVGMGTAPDVAQAAVDLIGAQLLQVHFNVAQELFMAEGDRDFRGALSRLAEVVDAVDVPVIAKEVGQGIAAQEAQQFVDVGVRAIDVGGRGGTNFIAVEAWRRNMQLTHQWMNWGISTAATLSEVVHVVPSDTHVIASGGIRAADEIVKAMALGAKAVGIAGPLVRLLGEPDGDEAVVRYLEELHWGMRTLLALTGSRTWDDLRTRPVVVGGRLKLWLESRGHEAFVEALHGRGRQF; encoded by the coding sequence ATGGCCAAGACGATGGAACAAGGACGTGAACAGCGTAAGATTGAGCACGTGTCGGCCGTGCGTACGCTCGGAGATAACCAGGCGTCGTCAACCTGGTTTGAAGATGTGACACTGTTGCCAAACTGCGCGCCGGAACTCGCGTGGGACGAGGTTTCACTGCAAACCGAATTGTGTGGGTTCTCGCTGCCGTCACCTGTCATCATCAATGCGATGACGGGCGGTGCCGACGAGGTGTACGAGATTAATCGGCGTCTCGCGTCCATCGCGCGGCGGTTCGGGCTTGCGATGGCAGTGGGATCAGAGACGGCCGCCTTGAAAAACCCAGACGTCGCTTATACCTACAGCGTCGTGCGCGAACAGCATCCAAACGGGGTTTTGCTTGCCAACGTCGGCATGGGCACTGCGCCTGATGTCGCGCAGGCGGCCGTCGATTTAATTGGCGCGCAGCTTCTGCAGGTACACTTTAACGTCGCTCAGGAGCTGTTCATGGCGGAAGGTGATAGGGACTTCCGGGGAGCGCTGTCGCGATTGGCGGAAGTTGTTGACGCCGTCGATGTCCCGGTGATTGCCAAAGAGGTCGGTCAGGGAATTGCCGCACAAGAGGCGCAGCAATTTGTCGATGTCGGCGTGCGCGCGATTGACGTCGGCGGACGGGGTGGCACCAACTTCATTGCCGTGGAGGCTTGGCGTCGCAATATGCAACTGACACATCAGTGGATGAATTGGGGCATTTCGACGGCTGCGACGCTGTCAGAGGTCGTGCACGTGGTGCCGTCGGATACGCATGTCATTGCGTCCGGTGGAATTCGCGCGGCTGACGAAATTGTCAAGGCGATGGCACTTGGCGCCAAGGCGGTTGGCATTGCAGGTCCACTCGTGCGCCTGCTTGGTGAACCGGATGGGGACGAGGCCGTGGTTCGTTACTTGGAAGAGTTGCACTGGGGGATGCGCACCTTATTGGCTTTGACCGGATCGAGAACGTGGGATGATTTGCGGACACGGCCAGTTGTCGTCGGTGGACGACTGAAACTGTGGCTGGAGTCGCGTGGACATGAAGCGTTTGTTGAAGCGCTTCATGGTCGTGGGCGCCAGTTTTGA
- a CDS encoding flagellar brake protein has protein sequence MITIVDSEAEEGYPVKVVDLEDDALVLTAPYDHNGYPILLTPGSRVIIGYVHTAYFSFETSVREQIAGRTPLIIVEKPQPSQISKEQRRQSFRVPVTLRARVTTNHTDWFEVNLLDLSAGGFRAAMTHARLHIGDELAGELTLPLERGAATVSFEGEVTREGVAGDMVVLGVQFQQVHPSDEALIRYCMEHQRRFLRTKRDEFDAARLSKE, from the coding sequence GTGATAACAATCGTAGACTCTGAGGCCGAAGAAGGATATCCAGTGAAAGTCGTGGACTTGGAGGACGATGCGTTGGTCCTGACTGCCCCGTATGATCACAATGGCTACCCAATTCTGCTCACACCGGGGAGTCGAGTCATCATTGGATACGTGCACACAGCCTATTTTTCGTTTGAAACGAGCGTTCGCGAGCAAATCGCCGGACGCACTCCGCTCATCATTGTCGAAAAACCGCAGCCTTCGCAAATTTCCAAGGAGCAACGCAGGCAGAGCTTTCGCGTGCCAGTGACGCTTCGCGCACGCGTTACCACAAATCACACGGATTGGTTTGAGGTCAATCTGCTCGATTTGAGCGCCGGTGGATTTCGCGCTGCAATGACACATGCGCGTCTCCATATCGGCGACGAGCTGGCGGGGGAATTGACACTGCCACTCGAAAGAGGTGCTGCCACCGTTTCATTTGAAGGGGAAGTCACCAGGGAAGGCGTTGCAGGGGATATGGTTGTGTTGGGCGTGCAGTTTCAGCAAGTTCACCCGAGCGACGAAGCGCTCATCCGATACTGTATGGAGCATCAACGCCGTTTCTTGCGGACCAAGCGGGATGAATTCGATGCTGCCCGCTTGTCGAAGGAGTAA
- a CDS encoding benzoate/H(+) symporter BenE family transporter has translation MQTLREFPKQISLGSLSNGLVAWLFGVTGPLLIVLQAATEGKLSAGEVTSWIFGIYAIPGLMTLLQAFLFRQPIGYAFSIPGAVLIGSTLVHHSFSEVIGAYIVAGVIIFLLGISGVVAKVMRVLPMPVMMGMVSGVLLPFGIQLFQAVIHNPLLNGLPLLAYLFLSFNPKVAKKFPPILGAIVVTAAILVLTHSVHAKGVSFGIATPHVYLPVWNLSTMGQLVLPLVLTVVAIQNAQGIAVLESEAYAPPINSMTRWSGIGSVVNAFLGAHTSCVAGPMTALLAGEESGPKSSRYTAAVTLGVLSILFGVFAPIAASIPTMIPTSTIEMLGGIAMISVLTDSLHASFASKFKKSALFSFLITVSGITIVHIGAPFWGLVGGTCASFLLEKDDYKCPPLPRDGTPAQGEAESRATAG, from the coding sequence GTGCAAACACTCAGGGAATTCCCCAAGCAGATCTCGCTTGGGAGTTTGTCGAATGGATTGGTGGCATGGTTGTTTGGCGTCACCGGGCCGTTGCTCATTGTGCTACAGGCGGCCACAGAAGGTAAGCTGTCTGCCGGGGAGGTCACTTCCTGGATATTTGGCATTTATGCGATTCCGGGACTCATGACGCTACTTCAAGCGTTTCTATTTCGCCAACCAATCGGTTATGCATTTTCGATTCCTGGTGCTGTTCTGATTGGTTCTACACTGGTGCACCACTCATTCTCCGAAGTCATCGGCGCATATATTGTCGCGGGCGTCATCATTTTCCTACTCGGTATTTCCGGCGTTGTCGCGAAAGTGATGCGCGTATTGCCGATGCCCGTCATGATGGGTATGGTCTCCGGCGTTCTCCTGCCATTCGGCATTCAACTGTTTCAGGCTGTGATTCACAATCCACTGTTAAACGGCCTCCCATTGCTTGCGTATTTATTTCTATCATTCAATCCGAAAGTGGCGAAAAAGTTTCCACCGATTCTTGGTGCTATCGTTGTCACAGCGGCAATTTTGGTTCTGACGCACTCCGTGCACGCCAAAGGCGTGTCGTTTGGCATCGCGACGCCGCATGTTTATTTGCCTGTGTGGAATCTATCGACCATGGGACAACTGGTCTTGCCATTGGTCTTGACCGTGGTTGCCATCCAAAATGCACAGGGTATTGCGGTGCTTGAGAGTGAGGCGTACGCGCCGCCCATCAACTCAATGACGAGGTGGAGCGGAATTGGTTCGGTCGTCAATGCATTCTTGGGCGCGCATACGTCCTGTGTGGCCGGACCCATGACGGCGCTTCTTGCGGGAGAGGAATCCGGTCCGAAATCGTCTCGGTATACAGCCGCTGTGACGCTCGGTGTTTTGTCGATACTGTTTGGTGTATTTGCGCCCATTGCTGCTTCGATTCCCACAATGATCCCGACATCCACCATTGAGATGCTTGGCGGAATCGCGATGATCAGCGTCCTCACCGATTCTCTGCATGCCAGCTTTGCGTCGAAATTTAAAAAGAGTGCGCTATTCTCGTTCTTGATTACCGTCTCAGGCATCACTATCGTGCACATCGGTGCTCCCTTCTGGGGGTTGGTTGGGGGGACTTGTGCTTCGTTTTTGTTGGAGAAGGACGATTATAAGTGTCCACCACTGCCGCGTGATGGTACACCGGCACAAGGGGAAGCCGAAAGTCGTGCCACTGCAGGGTGA
- a CDS encoding LysR family transcriptional regulator, whose protein sequence is MDLRQLRYFVTIADAGQITAAAKRLNIAQPPLSQQLKLMEQELGVTLFERSKKNMTLTAEGIALYQRAVDLLKMFDDMVVEVQELGGGVHGTLSIGTTLYSAPFLLDCVMRLWTEHPQLTFKVWEGEPDRLQELLDSRAIEVAVTNFPVRMQRVSIHRTQPDLFVFVTPENWFPDLPSSIHMRELVEQPLILLGPVYGYGIYNQIVDELHRFSEEPNIVCECHDSTMLFRLVHAGFGGTIIPKSVLTLLPSHKFCAIPIDGSQLAYEPTVVWKSGAHLSNAARAFLSELPTNPDRDA, encoded by the coding sequence ATGGATTTACGCCAACTCAGATATTTTGTGACCATCGCGGATGCTGGACAGATTACGGCGGCAGCGAAACGATTGAATATCGCTCAGCCGCCATTGAGCCAACAGCTCAAGCTCATGGAACAGGAGCTCGGCGTTACATTGTTTGAAAGAAGCAAGAAAAATATGACGCTTACGGCGGAAGGCATAGCACTGTACCAGCGCGCCGTTGACTTATTGAAGATGTTCGACGATATGGTGGTCGAGGTGCAAGAGCTCGGCGGTGGCGTGCATGGCACGCTGTCGATTGGAACCACCCTGTATTCTGCGCCATTTTTGTTGGACTGTGTGATGCGCCTGTGGACGGAGCATCCGCAGTTGACGTTTAAAGTGTGGGAAGGTGAGCCGGACAGGTTGCAAGAGTTGCTCGACAGCCGCGCCATTGAGGTGGCGGTGACGAACTTTCCGGTGCGCATGCAGCGCGTATCAATACACCGGACACAACCCGATTTGTTTGTGTTTGTCACGCCCGAGAATTGGTTCCCCGACCTGCCTTCGTCCATCCACATGCGGGAACTGGTCGAGCAGCCGCTCATTTTGTTGGGGCCAGTCTACGGATACGGTATTTACAATCAGATTGTGGACGAGCTGCACCGATTCAGTGAAGAACCCAACATTGTCTGCGAGTGTCACGATTCCACAATGTTGTTCCGACTGGTGCATGCGGGATTTGGCGGGACCATCATCCCGAAGTCGGTGCTGACGCTCCTTCCTTCGCACAAGTTTTGCGCGATCCCGATTGACGGAAGCCAGTTGGCTTACGAACCGACCGTGGTCTGGAAGTCGGGTGCGCACCTCTCCAACGCGGCGCGCGCGTTTTTGTCAGAATTGCCGACCAATCCAGATCGGGATGCGTGA